In Babesia microti strain RI chromosome IV, complete genome, the sequence ggttggttggttgACTGGTTGTTTGGTTGGTTGACtggttggttggttggttgTTTGGTTGATTGGTTGATTGGTTGGTTGTTTGGTTGTTTGGTTGATTGGTTGattggttggttggttgattggttgactggttggttggttggttgtttggttgattggttggttggttggttgtttggttgattggttggttggttggttgattggttggttggttggttggttggttgattggttggttggttggttgattggttggttggttggttgactggttgattggttggttggttgattggttggttggttgATTGGTTGAGATGTATCACTTGAAATGGTGTTGCTAGTGGGCTCAAAAGTTGGATTTGGGATTGCGAAGAAATATGTTCATCGGATGGAACGACTCCTTCAGATAAGTTCGGATTGTCCACGCCAGGATTAGTGAGAGATTTGTTTTTGATGAAAGTCTGCTTAGCAAAATAGCGGATAGTTGATATGCCCCAAGAAAGAGGCTCTTTCAATCCAATAATAGGGATTATCGGCAAGGGTTTGATCCATTTGGGGAGTTTATCAGGCGCTCGATAGATGCCAGGGACGTTGATTTTAGCGTAGATGTCAACATCGATGACACAAAACACATAGCCGGTATTAACGTGCAATATAAGAATTGACCGCAGGAGAGTCGTGGCTTTGGGTTCAATGATATGTTCTCCCCATTTTACACGCccaataattttgaaatctAATTTTTTCAGATCCAAAGTTGTCAACAGCAGTAAATCCCCCGTGATACATTCTACTTCGGGCGGCAAAACATCCACATCAAGGTCAATGTCCATAATAATGCTCGCATACTCCTTCAAGTACTTTTGGGTTAAAGCGGAATCTGTCAATATACGTATGTTGTAAACATCGATGGGGGACTCGTCAAAGCTTCCGAAAATTAACTCTAGTTCTTTGATACCATCAGAGAGTGTTGTTAATTGTTTGCTTGTAGCATCAGGTAATTTATggttaaatttttttaaatacacTCTGTTCAAATTCTCTAGAAATAAATCCATACCATTCATCTTTTTCAGGGGCGAAAGGCCGCGATTGATCATATCAAAATGAGGGTATACATCGACCACCATAGCATACCATTCGCCGGAAATATTCTTGAGTAATACGGCCCTAGAGCGTGAAATTGGATCGCCTTGATACAACACCGTCTCCCCGACTGTTAAAGCTCCAATGTTGTAGTTGGGATTTGGggtatacatatatatgtatccATTTAACATCAAAACATCAATATCAGCAAAGACATTTTTACTGGAAAGGTCCAGCCAGAATTTCACCAATTCAGAGCgatacatatttttataatcgATTatggtatatatatattgcatGAAGAACTCTTTTAAGCTGACTGTTTTAAAGGCAGAACTAATGGAAATGACACTTGAGATTGAGACTGGTAGTTTAACAGGATCAACGAACTTGGAGTAAGAAATCTTATAATATCCATCGTATAAGTCAATTACACTCAAGATGTACTGAGTATTTATATGAACTGTTCTCAACTTGGATCCCTTAGGCAATGGTACAAAATCTTCGTCTACGTATACGTTTCCAATGCTTGACAGATTAATAATGCCATCTAAAGCAAAATATACACCGTCAATTGAATTTACGAGGATGTAATTAAGGGGCATTTTTTCTGAGATACGGAAGTTCACCTTTTCAATAGAATAATCAACTTCAACACGAGGAAATGGCTTGACCAATCCAATGGCATATAAGATCCACGAATTGTCATCTTCTATGTGAATACCATCGTATTCTGTATATGTAGACTTTTCAATATCAAggatattgaatttgaatgtATCACCAGAAAATTTGATGTTTATAACGGCTGATTTATTCCCTTCAATTTCAAAAACGGTCGTTTCATTAGGCATGAAGACTTTCttaatgaaaaatttatcagaaaattcatcatttattttaatttgaaGTCTATTTTGCGTATATTGAATGCTGTAATATTTGGGAAGATTGTCGGATAAATGCAGGTCAACAAACTCTACAGATGATTTTGGAAATATCAATGCTAAtggcaaaattattgtCGTTAGCAAAAGAAAGGAACCTGCAGTTATGTAGAGGATCTTTTTATTAGTTATGTGTACCATTTAATCTACTGTTGTTCATTCTTACCTTACTACAATAACATCACCCCACATGATGAATAAGGTCGCGTTGAATTACATGCATTTTAATGGGGTCCCCCTAGAAAACTGAGTCTTATCCTCGCGTTAATTCCATATTCTATGCAGACACTATTTAACTAAAACTACTTAAATACTACTAATACAATTCCAATTGTTATAATCATTTGCATATATGGTTACACTCTCTCTTTACCTGCCCCAGGCACACATTGTACCTGAAACCACAAATACAAACGTTAATACGATAAGAAAACATACCGTCCTATACTCCAATGTGCTAAAAAAACTGTTTAAAACCTCCGCTAGTAACTTTGCATAGAGAGAACTTGATTGTTTCCCTAGATGCTGACCCTGCATACAAAGCTCCCACTCCTCACATTGATTAATCATATAAGGCACCGTATTGATTTTACATTTGTTTGCTATGTACTGGCTCTCACATTCCTTCATTAGTATTTTGTTCCGCGATTCCCTCTCACCCAGCCTTGTCATAAAGTCTTCGTGTATGTGCTTGGCCATGAAACCTATCATTAGTAGGAATAGTAGTGCGATACCGCTATTAACCAACGTCCTTAACCACTTGTTAACCGTAGCTGGTCTACTGTACCAAGGCTTTCGAGAGGTATCTGACCGATATTTCCACCGGGGAAGTCTTAGAAGTTCATCTACACAGCCAGTGCTAGGATGGTTAGATTTCTTTATCAACTTCTTGCAACCGTTGATTAGTGGTTGAACTTGTTGGTCTATAGTGGAATCCTTGTTGCAGAAGTTGTACCTATCGTTGGAGTTAAAGTAGGTAGATTGTCTAGTAGTGGCGGTGGATGATGTGGAAGAATCTAGGTTAACAGGGGAAATAGCAGAGTTGTGGCCGTGATAATTGAGCTTTACAGTATTTCCAGAGACATTTTTGGTTGCCAGCGATAATCTTTTAACtttatttttgacattCTGTACAAGCCAACCTGTCGGTGTCCCTTCTGTTCCAAATTTCTCTTTTTTAATATCCACTTTGTGACCTATCCATACACAGCTGCCATCCGAATCGTCCGAATCGCTTCTAATTTTGGAATTTCCTGCGTTTAAATCGCGCAGCTGCAAAATACGCAAGGAGTCCAATGTATCTTCCATCGCCTAGTCTTCCCCATTAATCAGTCCGTCGCTATTAGTCTTGTACCTAGTGGCCTTATACTTGCTCATTATGGCAGATGATACTGCAACTGCAATTTTGGGGGACTCTTCCTACTTCAAAGACCCACCGTCTACTGAAGATTTGTCTAATTATGTTAATGAGTTGATATCCACATGTGATGGCACACTGCAGCAATGGCGCTTGGGAACAGAATCTCATAAATGTGatcaatatatcaattgttTAGATGGTTTAATACATGAAACGTTGCTAGTTGCTGAGAAACGATGCAGGCTGGCCTGCGATGGTATTTCAAATAGCCGCGTATGCAAGTATATAATacttaaattatttgaaacGGGCGATCTTGACAAAAcatgtaaatatatcactatTCTTTGCAAAAAAAGAAACCAATCTAAGCGTTGCATTATTGAAATTGTCACAATGTCTATGAATTGGATTTACGGTGATGATGTTCAGTTggataacaaatataaacTTATCGAAGTATTGTGCAATGTTACTGCAGGAAAGGTAATTTGTGTGTTAAATTAGATGTTTTTGGAGGCAGAATGGGCAAAATTGCTTATGAAACAGTCGCAGATGAAGGAACTAGAAGGTGATATCAAGGCGGCTACCGAAATTCTTCAGGATGTGCCGGTATGCCCTTTTTATTGCCTAGTTTTGTTGATTGTacattttcatttattaaatatacaagcTTACGAATGCACATACTTTAAAACACATATTCTTGACCTCTTATCTGTATTTTCACGATACTTTTTTCATTTCGAAACACATTTACATATGTCGcacattcaaatttaatttattagtttaataattgtgCAGTTTGtcatataataaattgacaatttaatgataaatacttgaattattattccgctaaatataaatgagaGATGATTGATGTTATGTTAATTCGAATTTCTGCACTTTGACTAACATTATTGTTGTTTTAATGCAGATTGAAACATTTGGTTCTGTTTCTAAAAAGTACAAGGGTGAATACATTCTGGAACAAATGCGTCTACTCCTGCTCAATGAGGATTATATAAGATTTTATAGCTGTTCGCAGAAAATAAATGAAAAGCTGTTGTGCGGTGATGAATTCAAGGATATGAAGTTTCTATACTATAAATACATGATTCAATACTACGTACACGACAATGACTACTTTAAAGTTTCCAAATGCTACTGCAAGATTCTAGATACTCCAGATATTCCAGAGCAGTTTATTCTGGACAACACATCtcattatttgttattCCTCATAGTATCCAACCATTCATCTGAAAGGACTGAGTTACTAAAGAGTGCAAAGACAGGTGCGAATACTGTGATTTAGATTGCAAGGGAGTTAGCAAGATCCCCATATTGGTCAATTTACTGGATCAATTTTTGTCgcaaaatttgataactCTACCATTCAATGACGAGATGAACAAATACATACAAGAGCATCAATTATTCCAAAACACTCCCTTTCCAAAGTAACAACCACTAATCATTTAGGGGCGACGAACGACTAAAGCTGTTACAATTGCGTGCGGTGCAGCACAATATACAGATAATCCAGCAAAATTACACCAACATAACAATTGATCGCCTGGTTCAACTTTCCAGGTCCACTGCAGAAGTATTCACACAGTTAACTTAGGATATTCTCCCTCAAATCTTCGAAATGGTTAACTTGGGGCTCATTACTGCTAAAATTGACAGGCTTAACAACACAATCGACTTTAACCCATCAAAAGACCCACAAAAACTGCTGAATGATTGGTCGGAACGCGTACAAAAAGTGTTGGTGATGATTGATGACGTTTGTAGACTAATTGAAAAGGACAAAATGCTTCAGGATGCCAAAGAGAAGAGGATCAAATTGGAGCTCATGCTGGACTcataaattgttttgggGGGAATATTACCcgtttatttaattaatttttttgaaaaaatagcatatatattacagtGTCATATTTAGTTTGTAGAATTGTTGGCCCCATCAAGTATATTGTATTGGTGACATAGCCACTGTGGTGACATGCCTAAAAATAAGGGTAATTACAGATTGACTTAGGCAAGGGTGGTAAAAATCGTCGCAGGGGTAAGAATGACAATGAGGGGGAGAAAAGGGAGCTCCTGTTTAAGGAAGATTGCCAAGGTTTGTGTTACAGCATATTCAGAATATGCTCAGATACTCAGAATGTTAGGAAACGGCCGACTAGAGGCTTACTGTTTCGACGGCACAAAAAGACTTTGTCATATTAGGTATAAAATAGTTTGAATTAGGGGGAAAATGAGAAAAA encodes:
- a CDS encoding 26S proteasome regulatory subunit N5 (overlaps_old_locusTagID:BBM_III08160), with amino-acid sequence MADDTATAILGDSSYFKDPPSTEDLSNYVNELISTCDGTLQQWRLGTESHKCDQYINCLDGLIHETLLVAEKRCRLACDGISNSRVCKYIILKLFETGDLDKTCKYITILCKKRNQSKRCIIEIVTMSMNWIYGDDVQLDNKYKLIEVLCNVTAGKMFLEAEWAKLLMKQSQMKELEGDIKAATEILQDVPIETFGSVSKKYKGEYILEQMRLLLLNEDYIRFYSCSQKINEKLLCGDEFKDMKFLYYKYMIQYYVHDNDYFKVSKCYCKILDTPDIPEQFILDNTSHYLLFLIVSNHSSERTELLKSAKTDCKGVSKIPILVNLLDQFLSQNLITLPFNDEMNKYIQEHQLFQNTPFPKGDERLKLLQLRAVQHNIQIIQQNYTNITIDRLVQLSRSTAEDILPQIFEMVNLGLITAKIDRLNNTIDFNPSKDPQKLLNDWSERVQKVLVMIDDVCRLIEKDKMLQDAKEKRIKLELMLDS
- a CDS encoding hypothetical protein (overlaps_old_locusTagID:BBM_III08157); the encoded protein is MEDTLDSLRILQLRDLNAGNSKIRSDSDDSDGSCVWIGHKVDIKKEKFGTEGTPTGWLVQNVKNKVKRLSLATKNVSGNTVKLNYHGHNSAISPVNLDSSTSSTATTRQSTYFNSNDRYNFCNKDSTIDQQVQPLINGCKKLIKKSNHPSTGCVDELLRLPRWKYRSDTSRKPWYSRPATVNKWLRTLVNSGIALLFLLMIGFMAKHIHEDFMTRLGERESRNKILMKECESQYIANKCKINTVPYMINQCEEWELCMQGQHLGKQSSSLYAKLLAEVLNSFFSTLEYRTVCFLIVLTFVFVVSGTMCAWGR
- a CDS encoding BmP94 secreted antigen (overlaps_old_locusTagID:BBM_III08155); translation: MVHITNKKILYITAGSFLLLTTIILPLALIFPKSSVEFVDLHLSDNLPKYYSIQYTQNRLQIKINDEFSDKFFIKKVFMPNETTVFEIEGNKSAVINIKFSGDTFKFNILDIEKSTYTEYDGIHIEDDNSWILYAIGLVKPFPRVEVDYSIEKVNFRISEKMPLNYILVNSIDGVYFALDGIINLSSIGNVYVDEDFVPLPKGSKLRTVHINTQYILSVIDLYDGYYKISYSKFVDPVKLPVSISSVISISSAFKTVSLKEFFMQYIYTIIDYKNMYRSELVKFWLDLSSKNVFADIDVLMLNGYIYMYTPNPNYNIGALTVGETVLYQGDPISRSRAVLLKNISGEWYAMVVDVYPHFDMINRGLSPLKKMNGMDLFLENLNRVYLKKFNHKLPDATSKQLTTLSDGIKELELIFGSFDESPIDVYNIRILTDSALTQKYLKEYASIIMDIDLDVDVLPPEVECITGDLLLLTTLDLKKLDFKIIGRVKWGEHIIEPKATTLLRSILILHVNTGYVFCVIDVDIYAKINVPGIYRAPDKLPKWIKPLPIIPIIGLKEPLSWGISTIRYFAKQTFIKNKSLTNPGVDNPNLSEGVVPSDEHISSQSQIQLLSPLATPFQVIHLNQSTNQPINQPTNQPVNQPTNQSTNQPTNQPTNQPTNQSTNQPTNQPNNQPTNQSTKQPTNQPVNQSTNQPINQSTKQPNNQPINQSTKQPTNQPVNQPNNQSTNQPTNQPINQTTNQPNNQPTSQPTNQPVNQPINQSTNQTTNQSTNQPINQSTKQPTKQPTNQPNNQTTNQSTSQPTKQPISQPINQPNNIMGDKRGLKGAETMSPAPLFVEVDILKDSLDSNLEVLYQVSVNAIMFVRVARNMASNIIIKSVKVGEDILYLNDRRLDLILEFTVTSQQGFHMRIYNNDDRTENGVIGFLCSFIVADHIPKWYNPPNSRR